In Brachypodium distachyon strain Bd21 chromosome 2, Brachypodium_distachyon_v3.0, whole genome shotgun sequence, one genomic interval encodes:
- the LOC100832432 gene encoding embryonic protein DC-8, which yields MASAQSSREERAQAAAQKAADELAAARHEQPISPGRRTGIFSTVQESARSLLGAVRDTFSGTGGATTAAHGHDAGAMGAAGDKLGEGRDYAARTAEEGKEKARETADAAMGKAEETKDAAAEKAEAAMGKAAETKDAAAEKARETADAAMRKAAETKDAAAEKAAETKDAAVGKAAETTDAAAEKARAAGETVTETAKSAKDAAWDKAEGAKEYVVEMKEDARQALAGDAKERKGETSESARQQGEEVRRRAAEKAQEMRQRAHEPPEEERSKSATENILGSAQGLTEAFKEKMTMPTDVVQHKLAEARGGAGGRKGMAPPTAHDEDDDVMTRVKAADQMTGTAFNDVGKMGEEGTGTGMKTALRAGADEDDDVMLRVKAADHMTGQAFNDVGKMGEEGTGMPWASRTRAAGNDA from the exons ATGGCGTCCGCGCAGAGTAGCCGCGAGGAGCGAGCGCAGGCCGCGGCACAAAAGGCGGCCGACGAGCTCGCCGCGGCCCGGCACGAGCAGCCCATCAGCCCCGGACGGCGGACCGGCATCTTCAGCACCGTGCAGGAGAGCGCGCGGTCGTTGCTGGGCGCCGTCCGCGACACcttctccggcaccggcggcgccaccaccgctGCCCACGGGCATGATGCTGGCGCCATGGGGGCCGCTGGGGACAAGCTCGGCGAGGGCCGCGATTACGCCGCGCggacggccgaggaggggaaggagaaggcgagggagacggcggACGCGGCCATGGGCAAGGCCGAGGAGACCAAGGACGCCGCGGCCGAGAAGGCGGAGGCCGCCATGGGCAAGGCCGCGGAGACcaaggacgcggcggcggagaaggcgagggagacggcggACGCGGCCATGCGCAAGGCCGCGGAGACCAAGGACGCCgcggcggagaaggcggcggagaCCAAGGACGCGGCCGTGGGCAAGGCGGCGGAGACcacggacgcggcggcggagaaggcgcGCGCCGCGGGGGAGACGGTGACCGAGACGGCGAAGAGCGCCAAGGACGCGGCGTGGGACAAGGCGGAGGGCGCCAAGGAGTACGTGGTGGAGATGAAGGAGGACGCCAGGCAAGCGCTGGCGGGGGACGCCAAGGAACGCAAGGGCGAGACGAGCGAGTCGGCGCGGCAGCAGGGCGAGgaagtgcggcggcgggccgcgGAGAAGGCCCAGGAGATGCGGCAGCGCGCGCACGAGCCGCCAGAGGAGGAGAG GTCGAAGTCGGCGACGGAGAACATCTTGGGTTCGGCGCAGGGCCTGACGGAGGCGTTCAAGGAGAAGATGACGATGCCGACGGACGTGGTTCAGCACAAGCTCGCCGAggcacgcggcggcgccggcggcaggaaGGGAATGGCGCCGCCAACGGCgcacgacgaggacgacgacgtgATGACGCGCGTGAAGGCGGCGGACCAGATGACGGGGACGGCGTTCAACGACGTCGGCAAGATGGGCGAGGAgggcaccggcaccggcatGAAGACGGCGCTAAgggccggcgccgacgaggacgacgacgtgATGCTGCGGGTGAAAGCCGCCGACCACATGACCGGCCAGGCGTTCAACGATGTCGGCAAGATGGGAGAGGAAGGCACGGGGATGCCGTGGGCGTCGAGGACGCGCGCCGCGGGGAACGACGCCTGA